In a genomic window of Prochlorococcus marinus subsp. marinus str. CCMP1375:
- the purF gene encoding amidophosphoribosyltransferase produces MCGIVGIVSNNQINQKIYDSLLLLQHRGQDSTGIATMEGSVFHLHKSKGQVKEAYRTRDMRILTGNIGIGHVRYATSGEAHREDEAQPFYVNAPYGIILVHNGNLTNTRELEKELFSIDRRHTNSSSDTEMLLNVLATEIQSENYGSSLSPEHIFSAISSLHKRVEGTYSAIAMIAGYGLLAFRDPYGIRPLVLGKRVLDNGKTEWIVASESLVLENNDFDVVRDVVPGEAIFISNEGEFYSKQCADNPQLFPCSFEYVYLARPDSVMNGISVYEARLRMGDYLAKTIQEQITSGEIDVVMPIPDSSRPSAMQVARQLGLEYREGFFKNRYVGRTFIMPGQAQRKKSVRQKLNAMSSEFKGKNVLLVDDSIVRGTTSREIVQMAKLAGANKVTFTSAAPPIRFPHVYGINMPSKMELIAHDKSIDQIQETLLADGLVYQKISDLEQSILKGSQVKNLDLSCFNGEYVTGKVTEEYLAWVGSKYSS; encoded by the coding sequence ATGTGTGGAATAGTAGGAATAGTTTCTAATAATCAAATTAATCAAAAGATTTATGATAGTTTGCTTTTATTACAGCATAGAGGGCAGGACTCAACAGGAATAGCAACGATGGAAGGAAGTGTTTTTCACTTACATAAATCTAAGGGTCAAGTTAAAGAAGCATATAGAACAAGAGACATGAGAATTCTGACCGGCAATATTGGAATTGGTCATGTAAGGTATGCTACTTCAGGAGAGGCACATCGAGAAGATGAAGCACAACCTTTTTATGTAAATGCACCTTATGGAATTATTCTTGTACACAATGGAAATTTGACAAATACGCGTGAATTAGAAAAAGAACTTTTTAGTATTGATAGAAGACATACGAATTCCTCTAGTGATACAGAAATGCTTTTAAATGTATTGGCAACTGAAATTCAGTCTGAAAATTATGGAAGTTCATTATCTCCCGAACATATTTTTTCTGCTATATCATCATTACATAAAAGAGTAGAAGGTACATATTCAGCAATTGCAATGATTGCTGGTTATGGATTACTTGCTTTTAGAGATCCATATGGAATAAGACCTTTAGTCTTAGGTAAAAGAGTTTTAGATAATGGTAAAACCGAATGGATTGTTGCAAGTGAATCTTTGGTATTAGAAAATAATGATTTTGATGTAGTACGAGATGTTGTACCTGGTGAAGCTATTTTTATTTCTAATGAAGGAGAATTTTATTCAAAACAGTGTGCTGATAATCCACAATTGTTTCCTTGTTCTTTTGAATATGTTTATTTGGCTCGACCAGATTCTGTAATGAATGGTATTTCTGTATATGAAGCTAGATTAAGGATGGGAGATTATCTTGCCAAGACAATTCAGGAACAAATTACTTCGGGCGAAATTGATGTAGTTATGCCAATTCCTGATTCTTCTAGACCATCTGCGATGCAGGTTGCAAGACAATTAGGTCTTGAGTATAGAGAAGGATTTTTTAAGAATCGTTATGTAGGAAGGACTTTTATTATGCCTGGTCAGGCACAAAGAAAGAAATCTGTACGTCAAAAACTTAATGCGATGAGTAGTGAGTTTAAAGGAAAAAATGTATTATTAGTCGATGATTCTATAGTTCGTGGAACTACATCTCGAGAGATTGTACAAATGGCAAAATTAGCAGGAGCTAATAAAGTAACCTTTACTTCTGCGGCGCCTCCGATACGTTTTCCTCATGTTTATGGTATTAATATGCCATCAAAGATGGAGTTAATTGCTCATGATAAATCTATTGATCAAATACAAGAAACTTTATTGGCAGATGGTTTGGTATATCAAAAAATATCTGATTTAGAGCAATCTATTTTAAAAGGTTCTCAAGTGAAAAATCTTGACCTTTCTTGCTTTAATGGTGAATATGTAACTGGAAAGGTTACTGAAGAATATTTAGCTTGGGTCGGATCTAAATATTCTTCTTAA
- the purL gene encoding phosphoribosylformylglycinamidine synthase subunit PurL — MIDISFNRLIKSKDYLVDYNVELALKKEGLTKADYIEICNRLKRSPNRTELGMFGVMWSEHCCYRNSRSLLSNFPTTGKNILVGPGENAGVVDLGEGQRLAFKIESHNHPSAIEPFQGAATGVGGILRDIFTMGARPIALLNSLRFGPLDTPINVGLLEGVVSGIAHYGNCVGVPTVGGEVAFDKSYSGNPLVNAMALGIMETKEIVCSGAKGIDFPVIYVGSTTGRDGMGGASFASSELTQASIDDRPAVQVGDPFLEKGLIEGCLEAFKTGYVVAAQDMGAAGLTCSCSEMAAKGGVGIELDLDLVPAREKNMTAYEFLLSESQERMLFVVEPGKEELIMNKFRKWGLQAKVVGKVLEENIVRVIHEKQIVVNLPADSLAEDTPVNKHELLEEPPGFIKDHWKWDETSLPKVSIKGVHFKENNTILDWNQIILRLLDDPTIASKRWIYNQYDYQVQNNTIIAPGIGDAALIRLREIENQNQNSNRGIAAVVDCPNRWVALDPERGAIAAVAEASRNISCVGAKPLAVTDNLNFSSPEDPIGYWQLAKACKGLSKACVVLETPVTGGNVSLYNETALPNGLKQPIQPTPVVGMIGLIQDINSATRQGWKDQGDQIYLLGTSIDPSILNNQNISLAATSYLENIYGLKTGRPPLIDLEFEKLVQLFLRESIANNLIKSAHDISDGGLVIGLAESCISSGLGIECNLPEIDNRLDKLLFAEGGSRVLVSVSPNNIHNIKNSLNNFNIANSEQISFNYLGTVTDNKYFQININQTKIIDLSVNEITNKFERSIPRRINSTIVS; from the coding sequence ATGATTGATATTTCATTTAATAGATTGATTAAATCTAAAGATTATTTAGTTGATTATAATGTTGAATTAGCTTTAAAAAAGGAAGGTTTAACGAAGGCTGATTATATTGAAATTTGTAATCGATTAAAAAGATCTCCTAATAGAACTGAATTAGGAATGTTTGGAGTTATGTGGTCTGAGCATTGTTGTTACCGTAATTCACGTTCTTTATTGTCCAATTTTCCAACAACAGGAAAAAATATTTTAGTTGGACCTGGTGAAAATGCTGGCGTTGTTGATTTAGGTGAAGGACAAAGATTAGCTTTTAAGATAGAAAGTCATAATCATCCTTCTGCTATTGAACCTTTTCAAGGAGCAGCTACTGGTGTAGGTGGCATATTGCGAGACATTTTTACTATGGGAGCACGTCCTATTGCTTTACTGAATTCATTAAGATTTGGTCCATTGGATACTCCTATAAATGTAGGTTTATTGGAAGGTGTTGTTTCAGGAATAGCCCATTATGGAAATTGTGTTGGTGTTCCTACTGTTGGGGGTGAAGTAGCTTTTGATAAAAGTTATTCAGGAAATCCTTTAGTAAATGCAATGGCTTTAGGCATTATGGAAACTAAGGAGATTGTTTGTTCAGGTGCAAAAGGAATAGATTTTCCTGTTATTTATGTCGGTAGCACTACAGGTAGAGATGGTATGGGAGGAGCTAGTTTTGCAAGTTCGGAGCTTACTCAAGCTTCTATAGATGATAGACCTGCTGTACAAGTTGGCGACCCTTTTCTAGAAAAGGGTCTTATTGAAGGATGCTTAGAAGCCTTTAAAACAGGTTATGTTGTCGCAGCTCAAGATATGGGAGCGGCAGGTCTTACTTGCAGTTGTTCTGAAATGGCTGCAAAAGGTGGTGTTGGTATTGAACTAGATCTGGATTTAGTTCCAGCAAGAGAAAAAAATATGACAGCATACGAATTTTTGCTTTCTGAATCACAAGAACGCATGCTTTTTGTTGTTGAACCAGGTAAAGAAGAGCTTATAATGAATAAATTTAGAAAATGGGGATTACAAGCTAAGGTGGTAGGGAAAGTATTAGAAGAAAATATTGTTCGTGTTATTCATGAAAAACAAATTGTTGTTAATTTACCTGCAGATTCTTTAGCTGAAGATACTCCTGTGAATAAACATGAATTGCTTGAAGAGCCTCCTGGCTTCATTAAAGATCATTGGAAATGGGATGAAACATCTCTTCCTAAAGTTTCAATTAAAGGAGTTCATTTTAAGGAAAATAACACTATTTTAGATTGGAATCAAATTATCTTGAGATTATTAGATGATCCCACAATTGCATCAAAAAGATGGATTTATAATCAATATGATTATCAAGTACAAAATAATACAATTATTGCTCCTGGTATAGGAGATGCAGCTCTGATTCGATTAAGAGAAATAGAGAATCAAAATCAAAATTCTAATCGTGGAATTGCTGCAGTAGTTGATTGCCCTAATAGATGGGTTGCTTTAGATCCAGAACGTGGTGCTATTGCTGCAGTAGCAGAGGCATCCCGAAATATTAGTTGTGTAGGAGCTAAACCTCTTGCTGTTACAGATAATTTAAATTTTTCTTCACCTGAAGATCCAATTGGGTATTGGCAATTAGCAAAGGCATGTAAGGGTTTATCAAAAGCTTGTGTAGTTTTAGAAACACCTGTTACAGGAGGTAATGTCTCTCTATATAACGAAACTGCATTGCCAAATGGATTAAAGCAACCGATTCAACCAACACCAGTTGTTGGAATGATTGGTTTAATCCAAGATATCAATTCTGCGACACGACAAGGTTGGAAAGATCAAGGAGATCAAATTTATTTATTAGGTACATCGATAGACCCCTCTATACTAAATAATCAAAATATTTCTTTAGCTGCAACCTCTTACTTAGAAAATATTTATGGCTTAAAAACAGGAAGACCTCCTTTAATTGACTTAGAGTTTGAAAAATTAGTGCAATTATTTTTAAGAGAATCAATTGCTAATAATTTAATAAAATCTGCTCATGATATTAGTGATGGTGGCCTCGTTATTGGACTTGCAGAATCATGTATTAGTTCTGGTTTAGGAATCGAATGCAATTTGCCGGAAATTGATAATCGCTTAGATAAACTTTTGTTTGCTGAAGGAGGCTCGAGAGTTTTAGTAAGTGTTTCTCCAAATAACATTCACAATATTAAAAATAGTTTGAATAATTTTAATATTGCTAACTCTGAACAAATTTCTTTTAATTATTTAGGAACAGTTACTGATAATAAATATTTTCAGATTAACATAAATCAGACAAAAATCATAGATTTATCAGTTAATGAAATTACAAATAAATTTGAAAGATCTATACCAAGAAGAATAAACTCTACTATAGTGAGCTAA
- a CDS encoding DNA gyrase/topoisomerase IV subunit A: MAKERFQPISLHQEMQRSYLEYAMSVIVGRALPDARDGLKPVQRRILYAMHELGLTPERPFRKCARVVGDVLGKYHPHGDQAVYDALVRLVQSFSSRYPVLDGHGNFGSIDDDPPAAMRYTETRLAPIANQALLNEIDDKTVDFSQNFDGSQQEPDVLPAQLPFLVLNGCSGIAVGMATNIPPHNINEIINGLIALIKKPELSEDKLIEIIPGPDFPTGGEILLSNGIKETYLKGKGSIPMRGITHIEEINPGKGKHRKKGIVITELPYQVNKAAWIEKLADLVNNSKIDGIADIRDESDRDGMRIVIELRRDIDHEIVKDTLYQKTNLQNNFSATLLALVNGQPKQLSLKRLLIIFLEYRELTIRKRTKNKLKQTLARLEILEGLIKALKNLKKVINLIENAKDSIDAKIKIMSELKLNEKQSEGILSMPLRKLTNLETQGLYNEANDLKILEKNLREILENRSQLLSEMVNELKLLKKKFGSQRKTKLVEGGDELVAERNANLRPNAELQRKKAFESLPKDGYLLIQDDDQVKILRPQILTKLNLTESCLLGEGPVPTRLLWPIAKQPKILAITNHGKIALLKWEFAGSQPGQLNRFLPSGLEGEKITNLLPLLNTENLSLGLLSTDGRFKRTNLNEIIDISGRATTILKLKDGVFLKSALLCPLNGHLLVVTNIGRIIKLKINEESIPLMGKLAQGSVMIKLFPGENIIGALTTKEKENCNIILISEKGTVIKHSLKSIKESSKGDLGEIGISFKDKNNQKDRLIQTYNAKQLVGIKTNQGKHGRVSSNQIEKLKFNEEQKKAFNLEKNELLEKIIPLIEENSYN, from the coding sequence ATGGCTAAAGAACGCTTTCAACCTATTTCGTTGCATCAGGAAATGCAACGCTCATACCTCGAATACGCTATGAGCGTAATTGTGGGTAGAGCATTACCTGATGCAAGAGACGGTCTTAAGCCAGTCCAGCGTCGGATCCTATATGCAATGCATGAATTAGGATTGACCCCTGAAAGGCCTTTTAGAAAATGTGCTCGTGTAGTTGGCGATGTTCTAGGTAAATACCACCCTCATGGAGATCAAGCTGTATATGACGCATTAGTACGGCTTGTACAAAGCTTCTCAAGCAGATATCCAGTACTAGATGGTCATGGGAATTTTGGATCTATTGATGATGATCCTCCAGCTGCAATGCGTTATACCGAAACACGTTTAGCCCCTATAGCTAATCAAGCCTTATTAAATGAAATAGACGATAAAACAGTGGATTTTAGTCAGAATTTTGATGGATCACAACAAGAGCCAGATGTACTACCAGCTCAATTACCATTTTTAGTACTTAATGGTTGCTCTGGGATTGCCGTAGGAATGGCAACAAATATTCCTCCTCACAATATCAATGAAATAATTAATGGATTAATTGCGCTAATAAAAAAACCTGAATTATCAGAAGATAAATTAATTGAAATTATTCCAGGTCCAGATTTCCCTACTGGAGGTGAAATCCTCTTAAGTAATGGAATCAAAGAAACATATTTAAAAGGAAAAGGAAGTATTCCAATGAGAGGAATAACACATATAGAAGAAATTAATCCAGGAAAAGGCAAGCATCGTAAAAAAGGTATTGTTATTACAGAGTTACCTTACCAAGTAAACAAAGCTGCATGGATTGAAAAACTCGCTGATCTTGTAAACAACTCTAAAATTGATGGAATTGCAGATATCAGAGATGAAAGTGATAGAGATGGAATGAGAATAGTTATAGAATTAAGAAGAGATATTGATCATGAAATAGTAAAAGATACTTTATATCAAAAAACAAATCTTCAAAATAACTTTAGTGCTACATTATTAGCCTTAGTAAATGGACAGCCAAAACAACTATCTTTAAAGAGATTATTAATAATTTTTCTAGAATATAGAGAATTAACGATCAGAAAAAGAACAAAAAATAAATTAAAACAGACTTTAGCAAGATTAGAAATATTAGAAGGTTTAATTAAAGCTCTTAAGAACTTAAAAAAAGTAATAAATCTAATTGAAAATGCTAAAGACTCAATTGATGCAAAAATCAAAATCATGTCTGAATTAAAATTAAATGAAAAACAATCTGAAGGAATACTTTCTATGCCATTAAGGAAGTTAACTAATCTAGAAACTCAAGGTCTCTATAATGAAGCAAATGATTTAAAAATATTAGAAAAAAATCTTCGTGAAATATTAGAAAATAGAAGCCAATTGCTTTCAGAGATGGTCAATGAATTAAAATTATTAAAAAAGAAATTTGGAAGTCAAAGAAAAACAAAGCTTGTAGAAGGAGGAGATGAATTAGTAGCAGAAAGAAATGCCAATCTAAGACCGAATGCAGAATTACAAAGAAAAAAAGCTTTTGAAAGCCTTCCAAAAGATGGATATTTGCTAATTCAAGATGATGATCAAGTTAAAATCTTACGGCCACAAATACTTACCAAACTCAATTTAACCGAAAGTTGTTTACTAGGTGAAGGACCTGTGCCAACAAGATTACTTTGGCCTATAGCAAAACAACCAAAAATTCTAGCTATTACAAATCATGGAAAAATTGCCTTATTAAAATGGGAGTTCGCTGGAAGTCAACCTGGTCAATTAAATAGATTTCTACCATCAGGTCTTGAAGGAGAAAAAATCACAAATCTTTTACCGTTATTAAATACTGAAAATTTGAGTCTTGGCTTATTGAGTACTGATGGAAGATTTAAAAGAACTAATCTAAATGAAATAATTGATATTTCTGGACGCGCAACGACAATACTAAAATTAAAAGATGGGGTTTTTCTAAAATCCGCTTTATTATGCCCATTAAATGGTCATTTATTAGTTGTGACTAATATAGGAAGAATTATCAAACTTAAAATCAATGAAGAATCAATACCATTAATGGGTAAGCTTGCCCAAGGGTCAGTGATGATAAAGCTTTTCCCGGGTGAAAATATCATTGGTGCATTAACTACAAAAGAAAAAGAAAATTGCAATATAATTTTAATATCTGAGAAAGGAACAGTTATAAAACATTCTCTAAAATCAATTAAAGAATCCTCTAAAGGGGATCTGGGTGAAATAGGAATAAGTTTTAAAGACAAAAACAATCAAAAAGATAGATTAATACAAACTTATAATGCAAAACAACTAGTGGGTATAAAAACGAATCAAGGTAAACATGGAAGAGTTAGTTCAAATCAGATCGAAAAACTAAAATTCAATGAAGAACAAAAAAAAGCATTTAACCTAGAAAAAAATGAACTATTAGAAAAAATAATTCCTTTGATTGAAGAAAATAGTTATAATTAA
- a CDS encoding DUF502 domain-containing protein, producing the protein MVQSSPRQDLSLPTRLQQDLKNDLIAGLLVVIPLATTIWLSTIVSRFVLAFLTSIPKQLNPFITLNPLLQDLINLSLGLTVPLLGILLIGLMARNFVGRWLLEFGEGTVSRIPLAGSVYKTLKQLLETFLGDNASRFRRVVLVEYPREGLFSVGFVTGLVGPTLQAELNEPLLSVFIPTAPNPTTGWYTLVPESSVKDLNISVEDAFRTIISAGIVNPDERNNSTNASFSSLLQQFRSRSTQSSLTKKT; encoded by the coding sequence TTGGTCCAGTCCTCTCCTAGACAAGATCTTTCTTTACCTACGAGGCTTCAGCAAGATCTTAAAAACGACCTTATTGCAGGTTTATTGGTGGTCATTCCATTGGCCACAACAATCTGGCTGTCTACGATAGTCAGTCGTTTTGTTTTGGCTTTTTTGACGTCTATTCCAAAGCAATTAAATCCTTTTATTACGCTCAATCCATTATTGCAGGATCTGATAAACCTTTCTTTGGGACTAACAGTTCCTTTATTGGGGATTCTTTTGATTGGATTGATGGCAAGGAATTTTGTTGGTCGTTGGCTTCTTGAATTTGGAGAAGGAACAGTTTCTAGAATTCCATTGGCAGGTTCTGTTTATAAAACACTTAAGCAACTTTTAGAAACCTTTCTAGGAGATAATGCTTCTAGATTTAGAAGAGTAGTTTTAGTTGAATATCCCAGAGAAGGTTTATTTAGTGTTGGTTTTGTTACTGGATTGGTTGGCCCGACCTTGCAGGCTGAATTAAACGAACCTTTATTAAGCGTTTTTATTCCAACTGCGCCAAACCCTACAACAGGTTGGTACACATTAGTTCCTGAATCTTCAGTCAAGGATCTAAATATTTCTGTTGAGGATGCATTTAGAACTATTATTTCAGCTGGTATTGTGAATCCAGATGAAAGAAATAATAGTACAAATGCTAGTTTTTCTAGCTTATTACAACAGTTTAGATCTAGATCAACTCAATCTTCATTAACTAAAAAAACTTAA
- the queG gene encoding tRNA epoxyqueuosine(34) reductase QueG has translation MAESQDELSYSLKREAEKKGFQPVGIARITKSKRIKLRTDALERWIEAGHHADMNWMKAPARIEAEKLLYGVKSVLVVGLNYFTIPENKKPNQLLIGRYAQGNDYHKVIEKRLKEIGKWLQTKRPDSKWKICVDSKPLLEKAWAEEAGLGWIGKNSNLINSKQGSWMVLGNLLSTEELIPDKPSESLCGKCQKCIEACPTKAIVEPFVIDSRKCIAYHNIENRNKDIPIEIQKAMGLWIAGCDICQEICPWNQQKIPISLDPDTQPKEWILDLTAKQAKEWDDKNWQKKLKGSSLKRIKPWMWRRNANYILKNNKFNSSK, from the coding sequence ATGGCTGAAAGTCAAGATGAATTAAGCTATTCACTCAAAAGAGAAGCTGAAAAAAAGGGTTTCCAACCTGTAGGTATTGCACGAATAACAAAAAGTAAAAGAATAAAATTGAGAACTGATGCACTGGAAAGGTGGATAGAAGCAGGTCATCATGCAGACATGAATTGGATGAAAGCACCAGCAAGAATCGAAGCGGAAAAGCTTCTTTATGGGGTCAAGAGTGTACTAGTAGTAGGGCTAAACTATTTCACTATTCCGGAAAATAAAAAACCAAATCAATTGTTAATTGGTCGCTATGCTCAAGGGAATGATTATCATAAAGTCATTGAAAAAAGACTTAAAGAAATAGGTAAATGGCTTCAAACTAAAAGACCAGACTCAAAATGGAAAATCTGTGTAGATTCAAAACCTCTTCTAGAAAAAGCATGGGCTGAAGAAGCAGGCTTAGGATGGATTGGAAAAAACAGTAATCTAATTAACTCCAAACAAGGATCTTGGATGGTACTAGGTAATCTTTTATCTACAGAAGAACTAATACCTGACAAACCTTCTGAATCTCTATGTGGTAAATGTCAAAAATGCATCGAAGCATGCCCAACCAAAGCAATTGTTGAACCTTTTGTAATTGATTCAAGAAAATGTATTGCTTATCATAATATTGAAAATAGAAATAAAGACATTCCAATAGAAATTCAAAAAGCAATGGGTCTTTGGATTGCAGGATGTGACATATGTCAAGAAATATGTCCTTGGAATCAACAAAAAATTCCTATTAGTCTTGATCCAGATACGCAACCAAAAGAATGGATATTAGATTTAACAGCTAAACAAGCAAAAGAATGGGATGACAAAAATTGGCAAAAAAAGCTTAAAGGATCTTCATTAAAAAGAATTAAACCATGGATGTGGCGTAGAAATGCAAATTATATTCTTAAAAATAATAAATTTAATTCGTCAAAATAA
- the dnaN gene encoding DNA polymerase III subunit beta yields MKLVCSQIELNTALQLVSRAVATRPSHPVLANVLLTADAGTGKLSLTGFDLNLGIQTSLSASIESSGAITVPSKLFGEIISKLSSESSITLSTDDSSEQVNLKSKSGNYQVRAMSADDFPDLPMVENGAFLKVNANSFAVSLKSTLFASSTDEAKQILTGVNLCFEGNSLKSAATDGHRLAVLDLQNVIASETNPEINNLSEKLEVTLPSRSLRELERFLSGCKSDSEISCFYDQGQFVFISSGQIITTRTLDGNYPNYNQLIPDQFSNQLVLDKKYFIAALERIAVLAEQHNNVVKISTNKELQILNISADAQDLGSGSESIPIKYDSEDIQIAFNSRYLLEGLKIIETNTILLKFNAPTTPAIFTPNDETNFVYLVMPVQIRS; encoded by the coding sequence ATGAAACTTGTTTGTTCTCAAATTGAGCTCAATACAGCTCTTCAACTAGTTAGTAGAGCTGTAGCCACTAGGCCTTCGCATCCAGTATTGGCAAATGTATTGCTTACTGCTGATGCGGGAACTGGAAAACTAAGCTTAACTGGATTTGATCTTAATTTAGGAATTCAAACATCGCTTAGTGCTTCTATCGAAAGTAGTGGAGCAATTACAGTTCCCTCAAAACTTTTCGGAGAAATAATATCAAAATTATCTAGTGAATCTTCTATAACTTTATCAACAGATGATTCTAGTGAACAAGTTAATTTAAAGAGTAAAAGTGGAAATTATCAGGTAAGAGCTATGAGTGCTGATGATTTTCCTGATTTGCCTATGGTAGAAAATGGAGCTTTTTTAAAGGTTAATGCTAATTCTTTTGCTGTTTCATTAAAATCTACTTTATTTGCTAGTAGTACAGATGAGGCGAAACAGATTTTAACAGGTGTTAATTTATGTTTTGAAGGTAATTCCTTAAAGTCAGCTGCTACAGATGGTCATAGATTAGCTGTTTTAGATCTTCAGAATGTAATAGCTTCTGAAACTAATCCTGAAATTAATAATTTATCTGAAAAATTAGAAGTAACTCTACCATCTAGATCATTAAGAGAGTTAGAACGTTTTCTATCTGGATGCAAATCGGATTCTGAAATAAGTTGTTTTTATGATCAAGGTCAATTTGTTTTTATTTCTTCTGGGCAAATTATAACGACAAGAACACTAGATGGTAATTACCCTAATTATAATCAATTAATTCCTGATCAATTTAGTAATCAATTAGTTTTAGATAAAAAATATTTTATAGCAGCTTTAGAGCGTATTGCTGTTTTGGCAGAGCAACATAACAATGTGGTTAAAATTTCAACTAATAAGGAATTACAAATTTTGAATATCTCTGCTGATGCGCAAGATCTTGGTAGTGGTTCGGAATCTATACCTATAAAATATGATTCTGAAGATATTCAAATTGCTTTTAATTCAAGATATTTATTAGAAGGTTTAAAAATTATAGAAACAAATACGATTTTATTAAAGTTTAACGCTCCTACAACTCCAGCAATATTTACACCTAATGATGAAACTAATTTTGTATATTTAGTTATGCCTGTACAGATTCGTTCTTAA
- a CDS encoding PRC-barrel domain containing protein, with product MSNLLKLNARCSNGIDHGIGTTAWMYPPVHRLLGWASRPSKLSLKRSVWRLDQIKAITDKDLFVKGVPAESDQATINRFPTLLEASLLSKQSEKIANIADLVFDTKTGNIIYYLVARSNPKLPGTSRWRFDLDKIIDQQPGCVFSTLETLDELPLVKSSIKEDFLKRSKEIRENVLEFSNIANERLEGWLDENQFDNPINTNDNWVDDYSNNRINDDEYYNSSDYERSKNVFNNGEDPWI from the coding sequence TTGAGCAATCTATTGAAGCTTAATGCTCGTTGTAGTAATGGTATTGATCATGGTATTGGAACAACGGCTTGGATGTATCCTCCTGTTCATCGGCTTTTAGGTTGGGCAAGCAGACCTTCTAAATTAAGTCTTAAGAGATCTGTTTGGCGTTTAGATCAAATAAAAGCAATTACTGATAAAGATTTATTTGTTAAGGGTGTTCCAGCAGAATCAGATCAGGCTACAATAAATCGATTTCCAACTTTGCTTGAAGCTTCTTTGTTGAGTAAACAATCAGAAAAAATAGCTAATATTGCTGATCTTGTATTTGATACTAAAACAGGTAATATTATTTATTATTTAGTTGCGCGTAGTAATCCTAAATTACCTGGAACTAGTCGATGGCGTTTTGATTTAGATAAAATTATTGATCAACAGCCTGGCTGTGTTTTTTCTACGTTAGAGACTTTAGATGAATTGCCTTTAGTTAAAAGTAGTATTAAGGAAGATTTTTTAAAAAGAAGTAAAGAAATTCGAGAAAATGTTTTAGAGTTTTCAAATATAGCTAATGAAAGATTAGAAGGATGGTTAGACGAAAATCAATTTGATAATCCTATTAATACTAACGATAATTGGGTTGATGATTATTCTAATAATAGAATAAATGATGACGAATATTATAATTCATCAGATTATGAGAGATCTAAGAATGTTTTTAATAATGGAGAAGATCCATGGATTTAG
- a CDS encoding tetratricopeptide repeat protein, whose amino-acid sequence MKNYKKIYWLICIILNTNLFVINKPSHAYIPNIYSPNPKVLIDTSIGIGLTASEYIKYGQTKEAIGLAKLAISLNPKEIELWIILARAQLSNNKLEEALISIERAKNINPNIPILWFTKASIEMQMGEIQLAINSINKCLKIEKKNSNAYFLLGNAKLIQKNHTEALDAFTKATKVKPNFWQAINNKGLIYFELGNKKQAIQIWRKVLKIKSDPEPKLALAIALYSIEPANKESIKLAKEALQENPNYFSQAHQKEQLWGEKLQEAGKTLFKNPKLKAVINKASANSRFTN is encoded by the coding sequence ATGAAAAATTATAAAAAAATATACTGGTTAATTTGCATAATATTAAATACAAATTTATTTGTTATTAACAAACCATCGCATGCTTACATACCAAATATATATAGCCCAAATCCAAAAGTACTAATTGACACTAGCATAGGAATAGGGCTGACTGCTTCTGAATACATTAAATATGGTCAAACAAAAGAAGCAATTGGGCTTGCAAAACTAGCAATCAGTCTTAATCCAAAAGAAATAGAGCTTTGGATCATTCTCGCTAGAGCACAATTAAGTAATAATAAACTAGAAGAAGCTCTTATTTCAATTGAAAGAGCTAAAAATATTAATCCTAACATTCCAATTCTATGGTTTACAAAAGCATCAATAGAAATGCAAATGGGTGAGATTCAACTTGCAATTAATTCTATTAATAAATGCTTAAAGATAGAAAAGAAGAATTCAAATGCATATTTTTTACTAGGCAATGCAAAACTAATTCAAAAAAATCACACCGAAGCTTTAGACGCATTCACAAAAGCAACAAAAGTAAAACCAAACTTTTGGCAAGCAATAAATAATAAAGGCCTTATTTATTTTGAATTAGGGAATAAAAAACAAGCAATCCAAATATGGAGGAAAGTACTAAAAATCAAATCAGATCCAGAACCAAAGCTTGCTTTAGCAATAGCATTGTATTCTATTGAACCAGCTAACAAAGAATCAATAAAATTAGCTAAGGAAGCATTACAAGAAAATCCAAATTACTTTTCTCAAGCGCACCAAAAAGAGCAATTGTGGGGTGAAAAGCTACAAGAAGCAGGAAAAACCCTTTTCAAAAATCCGAAATTAAAAGCCGTAATAAATAAAGCTTCTGCAAATTCAAGGTTTACAAATTAA